A window of Clostridium taeniosporum genomic DNA:
ACTAGTAGATGGAATTGTTAAAAATGAAGATATAAAAGAAGCTTTAAAAAAAGCCAAGGGTGCTACTTCTATTGGAAACAACGAAATTCTAATTGATAGTTTAATTAATTTTTATATCTTAGATGGAAGAGTTTTACATAAAGATATATTAAATTGGAGAGGCAATAAATTAGATGTAAATTTAACATTAGTAATAGGTTTAAAAGATGAAATTACTAAATACTATGATGTGTTTAAAGGTACTAATTACAAGCTTACATCTATAAAGTTGAATATATTATGTGGTAAACAAATATTTTTAACAGAAGATGATATGGGAGATAAAGCTTTAGTAGATATAGGTGCAGGACACACAGATATAGTAATATTTAGTAATGGAATTCCTAAATATATTGGTAGTATACCTTTAGGTGGAAGCAATATTTCTAAAGACTTAGCAATTTGTGGTGAACTTTCATTCACAGAAGCTGAAAATATAAAGATGATTTATTCTAGCAATTATGAAACTTTATATAAAGATAATAAGATATCGGACGAAATAGAAGTTGGAACGTTAAAGATATCAAAATCATTATTTTATGAAGTTATTAATGCTAGAATTGAAGAAATACTAAATTATATTAACAGAGAGTTAAAAAACACTGGTCATTATGATAGAATTTGTAGTATAATTTTATATGGTAGTGGATTAAATTATTTTGAGAATATAAGCAATTTCGTTAATGACATTTTTAAAATTCCGACTACAGTTATGACAAAGGATGATTTGGGAATAAAAAATCCTGAAAACATAACAGCATTAGCTGTAGTTAAGGAAGTTTATGATAATTTAGATTTAATTTCATATGAGTATAAAAATTCACAAGAGATTAATGATGTTGTTATAAGTAAAGATTATGCTGAAAATTTAGACAACAATACAAAGAAGAGTGTTTTAAAGAAAGTCAGAGATTTTTTAGAGGGAATTTTCTAAAGGAGGAGTTATTTTGTTAGATTTTGATGGGGATATTCAAGAATTAACTAATATAAAAGTAATAGGCTGCGGAGGCGGCGGTAGTAATGCTGTAAATCGAATGATAGTAGAGGGTTTAAAAAATGTAGAATTCATAGCTATTAATACTGATAAACAAGCATTGATGCTTTCACATGCAGATCAAAAGATTCAAATTGGAGAAAAGTTAACGAAAGGATTAGGCGCAGGAGCTAATCCTGAAATAGGAAAAAAAGCTGCAGAAGAGAGTAGAGAAGAAATTTCAGCTGCAATAAAAGGTGCTAATATGGTATTTATAACTGCAGGAATGGGTGGCG
This region includes:
- the ftsA gene encoding cell division protein FtsA encodes the protein MQEEIIASIDFGSKKLSASLAAKKDEEDMQILGVKHCKSKGIEKGIIKDVDKCREILKALLKDLEDKTGRKILNISAGISTRNIRITEVTVSVSLVDGIVKNEDIKEALKKAKGATSIGNNEILIDSLINFYILDGRVLHKDILNWRGNKLDVNLTLVIGLKDEITKYYDVFKGTNYKLTSIKLNILCGKQIFLTEDDMGDKALVDIGAGHTDIVIFSNGIPKYIGSIPLGGSNISKDLAICGELSFTEAENIKMIYSSNYETLYKDNKISDEIEVGTLKISKSLFYEVINARIEEILNYINRELKNTGHYDRICSIILYGSGLNYFENISNFVNDIFKIPTTVMTKDDLGIKNPENITALAVVKEVYDNLDLISYEYKNSQEINDVVISKDYAENLDNNTKKSVLKKVRDFLEGIF